A window of Clostridioides sp. ES-S-0010-02 genomic DNA:
ATAGCGTATTTTTAATAGCATGTAGTTTTATAACTTTATTAATCTTCATTTTGATATTTGTTTCAGTTATAGGTTCAGTCATAAAATTATGGCCATATAACCTAAGTTTTACAATGGAACATTATACATTTAAAGGTATTTTAGGAAGCGGATTAAAAACCTATTTAAGCAGTTTAAAAATATCAACATTAACAGCTATATTTGGAACTATATTTGTGTTTTTTAGTGCATACATGATAGAAAAAGTAGATAAGTTTCCACGATTAAGACAAACAGCTTACTTTTTATCTATGATACCAATGGCATTACCAGGTCTAGTGCTAGGAATATCATATATAACTTTTTTTAACTCAGCAAGTAATCCACTAAATTTCCTATATGGTGGTACAGCTATACTTGTCATAGTAAATATAGTACATTTTTACTCTGTTTGCTTTATAACTTCAAATTCGTCACTAAAAATGTTGGATAGAGAGTATGAGTTAGTTGCAAAATCTATAAATATTCCCTTTTATAAAGTGTTTTTCAACATCACAGTACCAATGTCTATAACATCAATACTTGAGATAGTAGTATATTATTTTGTAAATTCAATGGTTACTGTTTCAGCATTAATATTTTTATATACTCCTCAGACTCAGACTGCATCAATATCCATATTGAAGTTAGATGAGATAGGATATATAGGACCATCAGCAGCTATGGCAGTATTAGTGCTTTTAACAAATATAATAGTAAGACTTTGCTATGAATTCGTAACAAAAAAATTAAAAAATAATACACAAAAATGGCAACAAAAAGATGTTGCATAGGGGAGGTAAAGATGAAATTTAAGAAGCTAGTTTCTTTAGGAGTATTATCAACACTTTTATTGAGTGTAATAACAGGATGTAGTACTGCTTCATCAGGTGGAGATTCAAAGTCTGATAGTAAAACAAAAGGTGATTTAACAGTTTACACAGCAATCGAAGAAGACAGTATAGACCCATATTTAGCTACATTTAAAGAAAAATACCCAGATATTAAATTAAATGTTGTTAGAGCATCAACAGGAGATATAACAGCAAGACTATTAGCAGAAAAAGATAATCCTCAAGCAGATATTGTATGGGGGATTGCTGCCACAAGCTTGCTAGTTGCAGATGACCAAGGAATGTTAGAACCATACGCTCCAGAAGGGTCTGATAAGATAGACCCTGCATTTAAAGATGATAAAGAAGTACCTTCATGGGTTGGAATAGATGCTTGGATGACAGGTATAACAGTAAATACTAAAGAATTAAAAGATAAAAATATACCAGTTCCTAGTTCTTATGAAGATTTGATAAAGCCAGAATATAAAGGTCTTATATCTATGCCTAATCCATCTTCTTCTGGTACAGGATATTTAACGGTATCAGCGCTTATACAAATTATGGGAGAAGAAAAAGCATGGCAGTATATGGATAAGTTACATGAAAATATTGGTGTATATACTCAATCAGGTTCAGCTCCAGCTACATCAGCAGCTTCAGGAGAGTATCCTATAGGGATATCTTTTGGATACAGAGGCATAAAATTAAAAGAAGAAGGTTATCCAGTAGAAGTAGTATTTCCAAAAGAAGGTTCTGGATGGGATATAGAAGCAAATGCTCTTGTAAAAAAAGATAATATAAAAGAAGCTTCTAAGGTATTTTTAGATTGGGCAATAAGTAAAGATGCAATGAATGAGTATTCTAAGAACTATGCAGTTACTACAGTTGATACAGGAAATCCAATCCCAGAAGGATTCCCTAAAAAGCCATTAGAACAAATGATAGATAATGATTTAAAATCAGCAGCAAAAAATAGAGAAACTATATTAAATAAATGGATATCAAAATATGATGGAAAGACAGAAAAGGAAAGTTAAATTCATTAATAAAATCCAATAAAAAAGAGCCTAGAATATAAAATTTATATCTAGGCTCTTTTAATGTATATTTGTCCTGAGTTCTACATCTTTTTCTATAAATCATTAATATTAAAAAAGAAAATTGTATGGATGATATAATATTAATACAGGTAATGCTACATGGGACTTATTGTTGCTTATAGGTGATTCAATAGAATATAATAGTGAATATATTTATCTAGTAGGAATAAATTTTTCTTAAACTATAGATTTCTAAATAAAAATAAATAGGTTAGTGCCTTGATTAAATTAAATAAAAACCTTAAAATAAAGAGATGTAAACAAAAACTAAAAACAAATAAAAGGTGAATTTATATGATAAAAGAGATAATAGTAGTAGAGGGAAGAGATGATGTTACAGCTGTTAAGAGAGCAATAGATGCAGAACTTATAACCACAGGTGGATTTGGATTTCCAAAAGGAGTAATGGAGCGTATAAAATCAGCTAATGAAAGACGAGGAGTTATAATATTTACAGACCCAGATTTTGCAGGTGAAAAAATAAGAAAAAAAATAGCATCAGAAGTTCCAGGATGTAAACATGCGTTTTTACCAAGAGAAGAAGCTAAAAAGGATGGAGATATAGGTATAGAAAATGCTACTCCTAAAAGTATAATAGCAGCTTTAAATAAAGTTAGAACTGAAAGTACAGAGAAAAGAGATGAATTTAAACAAGTTGATTTGATTAGAAATGGTCTTATAGGAAATGAAGATGCATCATCTAGGAGAGATGCACTTGGTAAAATACTTGGGATTGGTTATGGAAATGCAAAGCAATTTTTAAATAGATTAAATAATTATGGTGTTGAAAGAGAAGAATTTATAAGTGCATTAAAACAAATTTAAATGTAAGCATGTATGATATGAAAAAAATATATAAAAAATAAATATAAAATTATGAAGTAATTTAAAATAAATTATCTTTAATAAATATTTTGCTTTAAACACATGTAAATAAGTATAATTAATAGGATAAAATCTTAAAATAAGTTAAAAAGGAGTAAACGATGGATAGACTATCTTCACACAGTGCAACGAAAGAAGTAGTACAAAAACATAATTTTAAATTTTCAAAGTCTTTAGGTCAGAATTTTTTAATAGATAGTAATATAATAGATAAAATATTGGATGGAGCTAGAGTTACAGAAGGAGATAACATAATAGAAGTAGGTCCTGGGATAGGTACACTTACTCGTGAAATGGGTAAGGTAGCAGAGAAAGTGGTAGCTATAGAAATTGATAGAAACTTAATTCCTATATTGAAAGATACCTTATCAGATTTAGAGAATATAGAAGTTATAAACCAAGATATATTAAAAGTAGATATACAAGAACTAGTAAAAGATAAATTAAATGGTGGACCAGTTAAGCTTGTAGCAAATCTTCCATATTATATAACTACACCAATAGTTATGAAATTTTTAGAAGAGGATATACCTGTAACGGATATAGTAGTTATGGTTCAAAAAGAAGTTGCAGATAGAATGAATGCTGTTCCAAGTACAAAGGATTATGGAGCATTGTCCATAGCTGTTCAGTACTATTGTGAAACAGAAATTGTAGCAAAGGCTCCAAGACATATGTTTATACCACAACCCAATGTAGATTCAACGGTTATAGGTTTACATGTCAGAGCTGAAAAGAAATATGATGTTCATAATGAAGAACTATTTTTCAAGACAGTAAAAGCATCTTTTGGACAAAGAAGGAAGACTTTACTTAATTCATTGGGAGGCCTTGGTTTTCTTAATAAGGACGAAATAAGAGAAATATTAAAAGAAGCTAATATAGATGAAAAAAGACGTGGTGAAACTCTTAGTATAGAAGAGTTTGCAGTTCTTTCAAATATAGTAAATACAAAAGTATCTTCTAAATAGGAGGTACTTTTTTTTATTTTATTAACATATATTGTTTAGAGAAACTGTGTTAAGGGGGGATTGCAGTGGGTTCTAAAAGAAAGTTTAAAAGAGACTATATAATACTAGAAGCTAAAGACATAAACTTTAGATACAAAGAACGAGTACTGCCAAAAGCTTTTGCAAAAGTCGAAGTAAATGATGAAAAATCAATCATTGCATTATATGTAGAAAATCTAAAATATGTTAAAGATGGGTATAAAGCAGTAGCAATAAAAGGTGACCATGGATTAATAGACTTAGGAAATATAATTTTAAATGAACAAGGAAGAGGTGAATTTGTTTTAGATTTAGAGGATTATGATGAAGAAATAAAAGGAATTGCCTTATTGTATGAAAGAAATATTCCTCTAGTTGGGTTTAAGGGAAATAAGATTGAAAATTATGAGGACATATTATTCCAAGATGTAGAAGATGAAGAGTTAGCTGAAAGTGAAGAAGAGTATTTAGAAGAAGATATAGAGGTTGAAAGAGAAGAAGAGTACTTAGAAGAAGATGCTGATAATGAAGAAAACAGTGATAGTGACGAAGAATATATTATAGAAGAATATGATGAAGATGAATATGAAGATTATTGGGAAGATGATGAAACCGAAGAGGGAGAATTAAAGATAAGAGCAGATGTAGAAGATTCTAGTGATGATGAAATTGAAGAATTTAATAACTATAAGGAAATAGAAAATTATAACAAGGCTAAAGAAAATGAATTCTATGACGATATAGAATATGAAGATGAATATGATGAGGATGAAGAAGATTTTGAAATAAGACATGAAGAAAAGGTAGTTGCTTCTCAAAAAACTACTAAGTCAAAGAAAACTCAAAAAGAACAAAATAATGTTGAAAAAGTAAAAAGAGCCAATGGAATAAATCAAATAGATAGTGGGAATAAGCAAGCTGGAACATTACTTATGCCTAGACAAATAAAGAAAGGGTTAAAGCTATTTAGAGAAGTTAAGCCTTTTACAGCAGATTATATAGACAATACAAGATGGTGGAAAATAGAGGTAAACCCTACAACATTGTGTGGATATTCAATGCCTTATTTAGGATATTTAAATGTATTGAATTATACAATGTATAGTGATGCAGTTTTACATTCATATAAATATAGACATTACTTATTCGGAGTACAATATGATGAATATAATAAGAGAAAGCATTATATTTATGCTATTCCAGGTAATAGAAATGAACAACCAGATAATGGAAGTACAGGATTTTTGAGATATCAAGCTTGTGACCACAGAACCAATAGTTTAGGCTACTGGTTATGCTTTATAGATTCTAGACAGAGAAGTATAGTTAGATAAAACAATAAGAATGAAAGAATTTAACTTTAACTTTCATTTTAGTAAAGAAACTTAACTAAAATGATATAAAAGTTTAAAAACTATTGATAATATTTAAATATTACACTACAATATATGTTGAAATACCTATTATATTATGGAGGAAGATTATGATAAACGAGCAAAGAATTTTAAATGAGTTCCTTGAATTAATACAGATAGACAGTTTATCTTTAAAAGAGGGGAACGTAGCCAAAGTATTAGTTGAAAAGTTAGAAGAAATAGGTTGTTCAGTTGTAGTAGATAATGCTGGTGAAAAAGCAAATGGAGAAACAGGCAATATAATAGCTACTTTAAAAGGAAATAAAGAAGGAAAGAAAATATTATTTAGTTCACATATGGATACAGTAACTCCAGGAATAGGGGTAAAACCTATAGTGGATGAAGTAAATGGAATAATAAAAAGTGATGGGACTACAATATTAGGATCTGATGATAAAGCAGGTATAGCAGCTATATTAGAGGGATTAAGACAAGTAAAAGAAAATAATATAGAACATACTGATATTCAAGTTGTATTCTCTATATGTGAAGAATGTGGATTAGTTGGAGCTAAAAATTTAGACTATGCAAAAATAGATTCTAAATATGCCTTTGTATTAGATAGTGGTGGTTCTCCAGGAGAGATAATAGTAAAAGCTCCTGCACAAGATGTAATAAATGTTAAGATATTAGGAAAGACAGCTCATGCAGGTCTTGAGCCTGAAGCTGGTATAAGTGCTATAATGGTAGCTGCTAGAGCAATAGATAATATGAATTTACTTAGAATAGATGAAGAAACAACTGCTAACATAGGAATTATAAATGGTGGAACAGCTACAAATATAGTAACAGGAGAAGTTAACATAGTTGCAGAAGCTAGAAGTCTAAAAGAAGATAAATTAGATGTTCAAACTAAACATATGGTAGAAACTTTTGAAAAAGCTGCTAAGGATTTTGGAGCTAAAATTGAAATAGATGTAAATAGAGCATATACTCCAATAGATGTTAATGAAGATTCAGAAATAATACAACTTGCAAAAAAAGCATTTTCAAATTTAGGAATAGAAGGTCATACTGAATCTACAGGAGGAGGTAGCGATACTAATATATTAAGTAAAAATGGTATTGAAGCTATAACTCTAGGAATAGGTATGAAAAATGCGCATACATTAGATGAACATATAGCTATAAAGGATTTATATGATTCTGCCAAAATGGTAATAGAGATAATAAAAGAAGCATAAATTTAAATAATAGTGTATAATATATATATCGCCTAGCTCAAGCTAGGTGATTTTTCATTTTATAGAAGATTGATAATCTCTATTGAAAGTAAAAGATATACATTTGAATATAATAATAAATTTAATTTATGTTTAAGTATATGTTTTTAATAATATTTAGATTTGGTTTGTTAGGAGGAATAACAATGGAAACAAGGTATGAGGAAGCAAATAAAATAACAATACAATCAATAATTTGGAATATAGTCTTAACAATAATTAAGGTGATAGCTGGTATTATTGGTAATTCGAGTGCTATGATTGCAGATGGATTACATTCAGCCTCAGATATTATAAGTTCTATAGGTGTACTGATAGGTAATTATGTATCTTCTAGACCAGGAGATAAGGAACATAATTATGGTCACGAAAAGGCAGAGACATTGGTATCATTCGTATTATCAATATTACTTATATTTGTTTCTATAACAATAGGTATAGGGGCTATTAAATCATTATTTAACTTAGATGCATTGAGTGTTCCATCAATACTTCCGTTAATAGTGTCAGTCATCTCAATTTTGATAAAAGAGTATCAATATAGAATAACAATCAAAGTTGCTAAAAAGATAAATTCACCAGCTTTAAAAGCAGATGCTTGGCATCATAGGT
This region includes:
- a CDS encoding putative 2-aminoethylphosphonate ABC transporter substrate-binding protein, coding for MKFKKLVSLGVLSTLLLSVITGCSTASSGGDSKSDSKTKGDLTVYTAIEEDSIDPYLATFKEKYPDIKLNVVRASTGDITARLLAEKDNPQADIVWGIAATSLLVADDQGMLEPYAPEGSDKIDPAFKDDKEVPSWVGIDAWMTGITVNTKELKDKNIPVPSSYEDLIKPEYKGLISMPNPSSSGTGYLTVSALIQIMGEEKAWQYMDKLHENIGVYTQSGSAPATSAASGEYPIGISFGYRGIKLKEEGYPVEVVFPKEGSGWDIEANALVKKDNIKEASKVFLDWAISKDAMNEYSKNYAVTTVDTGNPIPEGFPKKPLEQMIDNDLKSAAKNRETILNKWISKYDGKTEKES
- the rnmV gene encoding ribonuclease M5, with the protein product MIKEIIVVEGRDDVTAVKRAIDAELITTGGFGFPKGVMERIKSANERRGVIIFTDPDFAGEKIRKKIASEVPGCKHAFLPREEAKKDGDIGIENATPKSIIAALNKVRTESTEKRDEFKQVDLIRNGLIGNEDASSRRDALGKILGIGYGNAKQFLNRLNNYGVEREEFISALKQI
- the rsmA gene encoding 16S rRNA (adenine(1518)-N(6)/adenine(1519)-N(6))-dimethyltransferase RsmA, with the translated sequence MDRLSSHSATKEVVQKHNFKFSKSLGQNFLIDSNIIDKILDGARVTEGDNIIEVGPGIGTLTREMGKVAEKVVAIEIDRNLIPILKDTLSDLENIEVINQDILKVDIQELVKDKLNGGPVKLVANLPYYITTPIVMKFLEEDIPVTDIVVMVQKEVADRMNAVPSTKDYGALSIAVQYYCETEIVAKAPRHMFIPQPNVDSTVIGLHVRAEKKYDVHNEELFFKTVKASFGQRRKTLLNSLGGLGFLNKDEIREILKEANIDEKRRGETLSIEEFAVLSNIVNTKVSSK
- a CDS encoding M20/M25/M40 family metallo-hydrolase, with translation MINEQRILNEFLELIQIDSLSLKEGNVAKVLVEKLEEIGCSVVVDNAGEKANGETGNIIATLKGNKEGKKILFSSHMDTVTPGIGVKPIVDEVNGIIKSDGTTILGSDDKAGIAAILEGLRQVKENNIEHTDIQVVFSICEECGLVGAKNLDYAKIDSKYAFVLDSGGSPGEIIVKAPAQDVINVKILGKTAHAGLEPEAGISAIMVAARAIDNMNLLRIDEETTANIGIINGGTATNIVTGEVNIVAEARSLKEDKLDVQTKHMVETFEKAAKDFGAKIEIDVNRAYTPIDVNEDSEIIQLAKKAFSNLGIEGHTESTGGGSDTNILSKNGIEAITLGIGMKNAHTLDEHIAIKDLYDSAKMVIEIIKEA
- a CDS encoding cation transporter — its product is METRYEEANKITIQSIIWNIVLTIIKVIAGIIGNSSAMIADGLHSASDIISSIGVLIGNYVSSRPGDKEHNYGHEKAETLVSFVLSILLIFVSITIGIGAIKSLFNLDALSVPSILPLIVSVISILIKEYQYRITIKVAKKINSPALKADAWHHRSDALSSVAAFIGIGGSILGFKPLDPIASVVVAVFVAKVGIDILRSSVNELMDVSVDEEERRELKFIVADTEGVKNLGDIKTRKHGAMAYVDLTICVDENLTVKQGHDIATKLEKHIIKHMEFVKGITVHVEPCTNCQGNKCIK